One Streptomyces mobaraensis NBRC 13819 = DSM 40847 DNA segment encodes these proteins:
- the gyrB gene encoding DNA topoisomerase (ATP-hydrolyzing) subunit B: protein MLCQKGRFVADSGNPNENTTPSPEEGATPVPEDASSGAPGGGASYDASAITVLEGLDAVRKRPGMYIGSTGERGLHHLVYEVVDNSVDEALAGHADTIDVTILPDGGVRVVDNGRGIPVGIVPSEGKPAVEVVLTVLHAGGKFGGGGYAVSGGLHGVGVSVVNALSSRVAVEVKTDGYRWTQDYKLGVPTAPLQQNEATDETGTSVTFWADGDIFETTEYSFETLSRRFQEMAFLNKGLTIALTDERPDHVDEEGKPLAVRYHYEGGISDFVRYLNSRKGELIHPTVISLEAEDKERQLSLEIAMQWNSQYTEGVYSFANIIHTHEGGTHEEGFRAALTSLINKYARDKKLLREKDDNLTGDDIREGLTAIISVKLSEPQFEGQTKTKLGNTEAKTFVQKAVYEHLTDWLDRNPIEAADIIRKSIQAATARVAARKARDLTRRKGLLETASLPGKLSDCQSNDPAKCEIFIVEGDSAGGSAKSGRNPEYQAILPIRGKILNVEKARIDKILQNQEIQALISAFGTGVHEDFDIDKLRYHKIILMADADVDGQHINTLLLTFLFRFMRPLVEAGHVYLSRPPLYKIKWGRDDFEYAYSDRERDALIQLGRENGKRIKDDSVQRFKGLGEMNAEELRVTTMDIDHRVLGQVTLDDAAQADDLFSVLMGEDVEARRSFIQRNAKDVRFLDI, encoded by the coding sequence GTGCTGTGCCAGAAAGGGCGCTTCGTGGCCGATTCCGGCAACCCCAACGAGAACACCACCCCTTCCCCCGAGGAAGGCGCCACTCCTGTGCCGGAGGACGCCTCGTCCGGCGCTCCGGGCGGAGGTGCGTCGTACGACGCCAGCGCGATCACCGTGCTGGAGGGTCTGGACGCGGTCCGCAAGCGGCCGGGCATGTACATCGGCTCCACCGGCGAGCGCGGTCTGCACCACCTGGTGTACGAGGTCGTGGACAACTCGGTCGACGAGGCCCTGGCCGGCCACGCCGACACCATCGACGTCACGATCCTGCCGGACGGCGGCGTCCGCGTGGTCGACAACGGCCGCGGCATCCCCGTCGGCATCGTCCCCTCCGAGGGCAAGCCGGCCGTCGAGGTCGTGCTGACCGTCCTGCACGCGGGCGGCAAGTTCGGCGGCGGCGGCTACGCGGTCTCCGGCGGTCTGCACGGCGTCGGCGTCTCCGTCGTCAACGCGCTGTCCTCGCGCGTCGCCGTCGAGGTCAAGACGGACGGCTACCGCTGGACCCAGGACTACAAGCTCGGCGTCCCCACCGCCCCGCTGCAGCAGAACGAGGCGACGGACGAGACCGGCACCTCGGTCACCTTCTGGGCCGACGGCGACATCTTCGAGACCACCGAGTACTCCTTCGAGACGCTCTCGCGGCGCTTCCAGGAGATGGCGTTCCTCAACAAGGGCCTGACCATCGCCCTGACCGACGAGCGCCCGGACCACGTGGACGAGGAGGGCAAGCCGCTCGCCGTCCGCTACCACTACGAGGGCGGCATCTCGGACTTCGTCCGCTACCTCAACTCGCGCAAGGGCGAGCTGATCCACCCCACGGTGATCTCGCTCGAGGCCGAGGACAAGGAGCGGCAGCTCTCCCTCGAGATCGCGATGCAGTGGAACAGCCAGTACACCGAGGGCGTCTACAGCTTCGCCAACATCATCCACACCCATGAGGGCGGCACGCACGAGGAGGGCTTCCGGGCGGCGCTGACCTCGCTGATCAACAAGTACGCGCGCGACAAGAAGCTGCTCCGCGAGAAGGACGACAACCTCACGGGCGACGACATCCGCGAGGGTCTGACCGCGATCATCTCGGTCAAGCTGAGCGAGCCGCAGTTCGAGGGCCAGACCAAGACCAAGCTGGGCAACACGGAGGCCAAGACCTTCGTCCAGAAGGCGGTCTACGAGCACCTCACCGACTGGCTGGACCGCAACCCGATCGAGGCCGCGGACATCATCCGCAAGTCGATCCAGGCCGCCACGGCCCGTGTCGCCGCCCGCAAGGCGCGCGACCTGACCCGCCGCAAGGGCCTGCTGGAGACCGCCTCGCTGCCCGGCAAGCTGTCGGACTGCCAGTCGAACGACCCGGCCAAGTGCGAGATCTTCATCGTCGAGGGTGACTCCGCCGGCGGCTCGGCCAAGTCCGGCCGGAACCCCGAGTACCAGGCGATCCTCCCGATCCGCGGCAAGATCCTCAACGTCGAGAAGGCCCGGATCGACAAGATCCTCCAGAACCAGGAGATCCAGGCGCTGATCTCCGCGTTCGGCACCGGCGTGCACGAGGACTTCGACATCGACAAGCTCCGCTATCACAAGATCATCCTGATGGCGGACGCCGACGTCGACGGCCAGCACATCAACACCCTGCTGCTGACCTTCCTCTTCCGCTTCATGCGCCCGCTGGTCGAGGCCGGGCACGTCTACCTGTCGCGCCCCCCGCTGTACAAGATCAAGTGGGGCCGCGACGACTTCGAGTACGCGTACTCGGACCGCGAGCGCGACGCGCTGATCCAGCTCGGCCGCGAGAACGGCAAGCGGATCAAGGACGACTCGGTCCAGCGCTTCAAGGGTCTCGGCGAGATGAACGCCGAGGAGCTGCGCGTCACCACGATGGACATCGACCACCGGGTGCTGGGCCAGGTCACCCTGGACGACGCGGCGCAGGCGGACGACCTGTTCTCGGTGCTCATGGGCGAGGACGTCGAGGCACGGCGCTCGTTCATCCAGCGCAACGCCAAGGACGTCCGCTTCCTCGACATCTGA
- a CDS encoding DUF3566 domain-containing protein → MSRATGTAASGADAKRRGAGASSSTAVGKDGARGADADGADSPGGSDTTAANRGDSMTETKGPKPYHPPKAYEPPADRTASKAGKGAGGAAKGGTKSMSKSAGAAAPSASRQVPAQAPAAAAAPRTRSARLRVAKADPWSVMKVSFLLSLALAVCTIVAVTVLWLVLDAMGVFSAVGGTISDATSGEGGGFDLQSFLSLPRVLMFTVVIAVIEVVLATALATLIAFVYNLSASFVGGVELTLAEDE, encoded by the coding sequence GTGAGTCGAGCCACGGGCACCGCGGCAAGCGGTGCGGACGCCAAGCGACGCGGTGCCGGTGCTTCGTCGAGCACCGCGGTCGGCAAGGACGGTGCCCGTGGCGCCGACGCGGACGGGGCAGACTCCCCGGGTGGGAGCGACACCACCGCCGCGAACAGGGGGGACTCCATGACGGAGACCAAGGGCCCGAAGCCGTACCACCCGCCGAAGGCCTACGAGCCGCCGGCCGACCGCACCGCGTCCAAGGCCGGCAAGGGCGCCGGGGGCGCCGCCAAGGGGGGCACCAAGAGCATGAGCAAGTCCGCGGGGGCCGCCGCCCCGTCCGCGTCCCGGCAGGTGCCCGCCCAGGCGCCGGCCGCCGCCGCGGCACCGCGCACCCGCTCCGCACGGCTGCGGGTGGCCAAGGCCGACCCGTGGTCGGTGATGAAGGTGAGCTTCCTGCTGTCGCTCGCCCTGGCCGTCTGCACGATCGTGGCGGTCACGGTGCTGTGGCTGGTGCTGGACGCCATGGGCGTCTTCTCCGCCGTCGGCGGCACCATCAGCGACGCCACCTCGGGGGAGGGCGGCGGGTTCGACCTCCAGTCGTTCCTGTCGCTGCCGCGCGTCCTGATGTTCACCGTGGTGATCGCGGTCATCGAGGTGGTCCTGGCGACCGCCCTGGCGACCCTCATCGCCTTCGTCTACAACCTCTCGGCGTCCTTCGTGGGCGGTGTCGAGCTCACCCTCGCCGAGGACGAATAG
- a CDS encoding DUF721 domain-containing protein: MTEQSSTRRVPEPSGVDLARVALRAAKEQARARGAAVQQKKQARRGGLRSGARADGRDPLPLGAAINRLITERGWETPAAVGGVTGRWPQIVGENVALHCEPQGYDEDARVLTVRCDSTTWATQLRLLAPTLVARLNDDLGQGTVRMIKVLGPGGPSRRYGALRAPGSTGPGDTYG; encoded by the coding sequence ATGACCGAGCAGTCCTCGACGCGCAGGGTGCCGGAACCGTCCGGCGTGGACCTGGCGCGGGTCGCGCTGCGCGCGGCCAAGGAGCAGGCGCGGGCGCGGGGCGCGGCCGTGCAGCAGAAGAAGCAGGCGCGCCGCGGCGGCCTGCGCTCCGGCGCGCGCGCCGACGGCCGCGACCCGCTGCCGCTGGGCGCGGCCATCAACCGCCTGATCACCGAGCGCGGCTGGGAGACGCCCGCGGCGGTCGGCGGGGTGACCGGCCGCTGGCCGCAGATCGTCGGCGAGAACGTGGCGCTGCACTGCGAGCCTCAGGGGTACGACGAGGACGCCCGGGTGCTGACCGTGCGATGCGACTCGACCACGTGGGCGACCCAGCTCCGGCTGCTGGCCCCGACGCTGGTGGCCCGGCTCAACGACGACCTGGGCCAGGGCACCGTCCGGATGATCAAGGTGCTGGGTCCGGGCGGACCGTCGCGCCGGTACGGAGCGCTGCGCGCGCCGGGGAGCACGGGACCGGGCGACACCTACGGGTGA
- the gnd gene encoding phosphogluconate dehydrogenase (NAD(+)-dependent, decarboxylating) — translation MELGLVGLGKMGGNMRERIRRAGHTVIGYDRNADLADVHSLQELVDSLKGPRVVWVMVPAGAATQSTIDELGELLSPGDVVVDGGNSRWTDDEKHAEQLAAKGIGFVDCGVSGGVWGLENGYALMYGGDDENVAKVQPIFDALKPEGEFGSVHAGKVGAGHFAKMVHNGIEYAMMQAFAEGWELLEAVDSVTDVREVFRSWQEGTVIRSWLLDLAVKALDDDEHLDKLRGYASDSGEGRWTVEAAIDNAVPLPAITASLFARFASRQDDSPQMKMIAALRNQFGGHAVESK, via the coding sequence ATGGAGCTCGGTCTCGTCGGTCTCGGCAAGATGGGCGGCAACATGCGCGAGCGCATCCGCCGCGCAGGCCACACCGTCATCGGATACGACCGCAATGCGGACCTCGCGGACGTCCACAGCCTCCAGGAGCTTGTGGATTCCCTGAAGGGTCCCCGGGTCGTGTGGGTCATGGTCCCCGCGGGCGCGGCGACCCAGTCCACCATCGACGAGCTCGGCGAGCTGCTGTCGCCCGGCGACGTCGTCGTGGACGGCGGCAACTCCCGCTGGACGGACGACGAGAAGCACGCCGAGCAGCTGGCCGCCAAGGGCATCGGCTTCGTGGACTGCGGTGTCTCCGGCGGCGTCTGGGGCCTGGAGAACGGCTACGCGCTGATGTACGGCGGCGACGACGAGAACGTCGCGAAGGTGCAGCCGATCTTCGACGCGCTGAAGCCCGAGGGCGAGTTCGGCTCCGTGCACGCCGGCAAGGTCGGTGCCGGCCACTTCGCCAAGATGGTCCACAACGGCATCGAGTACGCCATGATGCAGGCGTTCGCCGAGGGCTGGGAGCTGCTGGAGGCGGTCGACTCCGTCACCGACGTGCGCGAGGTCTTCCGCTCCTGGCAGGAGGGCACGGTCATCCGCTCCTGGCTGCTCGACCTCGCCGTCAAGGCCCTGGACGACGACGAGCACCTCGACAAGCTGCGCGGCTACGCGTCCGACTCGGGCGAGGGCCGTTGGACGGTGGAGGCCGCCATCGACAACGCGGTCCCGCTCCCGGCGATCACCGCGTCCCTCTTCGCCCGCTTCGCGTCCCGCCAGGACGACTCGCCGCAGATGAAGATGATCGCCGCGCTGCGCAACCAGTTCGGCGGCCACGCGGTCGAGAGCAAGTAA
- a CDS encoding DLW-39 family protein: MKKLLLVALAAIGGLLVYRQIQADRAEQDLWTEATDSVPAGSGV, translated from the coding sequence GTGAAGAAGCTGCTCCTGGTCGCACTGGCCGCCATCGGCGGGCTCCTCGTGTACCGCCAGATCCAGGCGGATCGCGCCGAGCAGGATCTGTGGACGGAGGCGACCGACTCCGTGCCCGCAGGTTCGGGTGTGTGA
- the recF gene encoding DNA replication/repair protein RecF (All proteins in this family for which functions are known are DNA-binding proteins that assist the filamentation of RecA onto DNA for the initiation of recombination or recombinational repair.), whose protein sequence is MHVSHLSLADFRSYARVEVPLDPGVTAFVGPNGQGKTNLVEAVGYLATLGSHRVSSDAPLVRLGADRAFIRAAVVQGERQQLIELELNPGKANRARINRSSQVRPRDVLGIVRTVLFAPEDLALVKGDPGERRRFLDELVTARSPRMAGVRSDYERVLKQRNTLLKTAALARRHAGRSMDVSTLDIWDQHLARAGAELLAHRLDLIAALLPLADAAYERLAPGGGPVAFDYRGPVGVGGPDGARTREELYEVLLTALGEARKQEMERGVTLVGPHRDDLVLRLGRLPAKGYASHGESWSYALALRLASYELLRAEGNEPVLVLDDVFAELDARRRERLAELVAGGEQVLVTAAVDDDVPDVLTGARYAVSEGTVERV, encoded by the coding sequence ATGCACGTTTCGCATCTCTCGCTCGCCGACTTCCGCTCGTACGCCCGGGTCGAGGTCCCGCTCGACCCGGGCGTCACGGCTTTCGTGGGGCCCAACGGCCAGGGCAAGACCAATCTCGTCGAGGCGGTCGGCTATCTGGCGACCCTCGGCAGCCACCGGGTCTCCTCCGACGCCCCGCTGGTCCGCCTCGGCGCGGACCGGGCGTTCATCCGCGCCGCCGTCGTCCAGGGCGAGCGGCAGCAGCTGATCGAGCTGGAGCTCAACCCGGGGAAGGCCAACCGGGCCAGGATCAACCGCTCGTCCCAGGTCAGACCCCGGGACGTGCTCGGCATCGTGCGCACGGTGCTGTTCGCCCCCGAGGACCTGGCCCTGGTCAAGGGCGACCCCGGCGAGCGCCGCCGGTTCCTCGACGAGCTGGTCACCGCCCGCTCCCCGCGGATGGCGGGCGTGCGCTCGGACTACGAGCGCGTGCTCAAGCAGCGCAACACCCTGCTGAAGACCGCCGCGCTGGCCCGCCGGCACGCCGGCCGGTCGATGGACGTCTCCACCCTGGACATCTGGGACCAGCACCTGGCCCGCGCCGGCGCCGAACTGCTGGCGCACCGCCTGGACCTGATCGCCGCACTGCTGCCGCTTGCCGACGCCGCGTACGAGCGGCTGGCGCCGGGCGGCGGCCCGGTCGCCTTCGACTACCGCGGCCCGGTCGGCGTCGGCGGCCCGGACGGCGCGCGCACCCGCGAGGAGCTGTACGAGGTGCTGCTGACCGCGCTGGGCGAGGCGCGCAAGCAGGAGATGGAGCGCGGGGTGACGCTCGTCGGGCCGCACCGCGACGACCTCGTGCTGCGGCTGGGACGGCTGCCCGCCAAGGGGTACGCGAGCCACGGCGAGTCCTGGTCGTACGCGCTGGCGCTGCGGCTGGCCTCGTACGAGCTGCTCAGGGCGGAGGGCAACGAGCCGGTGCTCGTCCTCGACGACGTCTTCGCCGAGCTGGACGCCCGCCGCCGGGAGCGGCTGGCGGAGCTGGTCGCCGGCGGCGAGCAGGTGCTGGTGACGGCCGCGGTGGACGACGACGTCCCGGACGTCCTGACGGGCGCGCGGTACGCGGTGTCCGAGGGGACGGTCGAGCGGGTATGA
- the gyrA gene encoding DNA gyrase subunit A has protein sequence MADEMTPDTPVTPDGTTPEGQPATIEGVGMRVEPVGLETEMQRSYLDYAMSVIVSRALPDVRDGLKPVHRRVLYAMYDGGYRPEKGFYKCARVVGDVMGTYHPHGDASIYDALVRLAQPWSMRMPLVDSNGNFGSPGNDPAAAMRYTECKMAPLSMEMVRDIDEETVDFQDNYDGRNQEPTVLPSRFPNLLVNGSAGIAVGMATNIPPHNLREVAEGAQWYLANPEATPEELLDALVDRIKGPDFPTGALVVGRKGIEEAYRTGRGSITMRAVVEVEEIQNRQCLVVTELPYQVNPDNLAQKIADLVKDGKIGGIADVRDETSSRTGQRLVIVLKRDAVAKVVLNNLYKHTDLQTNFGANMLALVDGVPRTLSLDAFIRNWVAHQIEVIVRRTRFRLRKAEERAHILRGLLKALDAIDEVIALIRRSDTVDVAREGLMGLLSIDEIQANAILEMQLRRLAALERQKIVAEHDELQAKINEYNAILASPERQRGIISEELTAIVEKFGDDRRSKLVPFEGDMSIEDLIAEEDIVVTITNGGYVKRTKTEDYRSQKRGGKGVRGTKLKQDDIVDHFFVSTTHHWLLFFTNKGRVYRAKAYELPDAGRDARGQHVANLLAFQPDEQIAQILAIRDYEAAPYLVLATKSGLVKKTPLKDYDSPRSGGVIAINLRAMDDGREDELIGAELVSADDDLLLISKKAQSIRFTATDDSLRPMGRATSGVKGMSFREGDELLSMNVVRPGTFVFTATDGGYAKRTAVDEYRVQGRGGLGIKAAKIVEDRGSLVGALVVEESDEILAITLSGGVIRTRVDEVRETGRDTMGVQLINLGKRDAVVGIARNAEAGREAEEVDEDTSAEAGGGGPEVAGGTEPAVEDTEE, from the coding sequence ATGGCCGACGAGATGACCCCTGACACGCCCGTGACCCCGGACGGCACCACGCCCGAGGGGCAGCCCGCCACCATCGAGGGCGTCGGGATGCGCGTCGAGCCCGTCGGGCTCGAAACGGAGATGCAGCGCTCCTACCTCGACTACGCGATGAGCGTCATCGTCTCGCGTGCGCTGCCCGACGTCCGGGACGGCCTCAAGCCGGTGCACCGGCGCGTGCTCTACGCGATGTACGACGGCGGGTACCGGCCCGAGAAGGGCTTCTACAAGTGCGCCCGCGTCGTCGGCGACGTCATGGGTACGTACCACCCGCACGGTGACGCCTCCATCTACGACGCGCTGGTCCGGCTGGCCCAGCCGTGGTCGATGCGGATGCCGCTGGTCGACTCCAACGGCAACTTCGGCTCGCCGGGCAACGACCCGGCGGCGGCCATGCGGTACACCGAGTGCAAGATGGCGCCGCTGTCCATGGAGATGGTCCGGGACATCGACGAGGAGACCGTCGACTTCCAGGACAACTACGACGGCCGCAACCAGGAGCCGACGGTCCTGCCGTCGCGCTTCCCCAACCTGCTGGTGAACGGTTCCGCCGGCATCGCGGTCGGCATGGCGACCAACATCCCGCCGCACAACCTGCGCGAGGTCGCCGAGGGCGCCCAGTGGTACCTGGCCAACCCGGAGGCCACCCCCGAGGAGCTGCTCGACGCGCTCGTCGACCGGATCAAGGGCCCCGACTTCCCGACCGGCGCCCTCGTGGTCGGCCGCAAGGGGATCGAGGAGGCGTACCGCACCGGCCGCGGCTCGATCACCATGCGCGCGGTGGTCGAGGTCGAGGAGATCCAGAACCGCCAGTGCCTGGTGGTCACCGAGCTGCCCTACCAGGTCAACCCGGACAACCTCGCGCAGAAGATCGCCGACCTGGTGAAGGACGGCAAGATCGGCGGCATCGCGGACGTCCGCGACGAGACCTCGTCCCGGACCGGCCAGCGCCTGGTGATCGTCCTCAAGCGGGACGCCGTCGCCAAGGTCGTCCTCAACAACCTCTACAAGCACACCGACCTCCAGACCAACTTCGGCGCGAACATGCTCGCGCTGGTCGACGGCGTGCCGCGGACCCTGTCGCTGGACGCGTTCATCCGCAACTGGGTCGCCCACCAGATCGAGGTCATCGTCCGGCGCACCCGCTTCCGGCTGCGCAAGGCCGAGGAGCGCGCCCACATCCTGCGCGGTCTGCTCAAGGCGCTGGACGCGATCGACGAGGTCATCGCGCTGATCCGGCGCAGCGACACGGTCGACGTCGCCCGCGAGGGCCTGATGGGCCTGCTGTCGATCGACGAGATCCAGGCCAACGCGATCCTGGAGATGCAGCTCCGCCGGCTGGCGGCCCTGGAGCGGCAGAAGATCGTCGCGGAGCACGACGAACTCCAGGCGAAGATCAACGAGTACAACGCGATCCTGGCCTCCCCGGAGCGCCAGCGCGGCATCATCAGCGAGGAACTGACGGCGATCGTCGAGAAGTTCGGCGACGACCGGCGCTCCAAGCTGGTGCCCTTCGAAGGCGACATGTCCATCGAGGACCTGATCGCCGAGGAGGACATCGTCGTCACCATCACCAACGGCGGCTACGTCAAGCGCACCAAGACCGAGGACTACCGCTCGCAGAAGCGCGGCGGCAAGGGCGTGCGGGGCACCAAGCTGAAGCAGGACGACATCGTCGACCACTTCTTCGTGTCCACCACCCACCACTGGCTGCTCTTCTTCACCAACAAGGGCCGGGTCTACCGGGCCAAGGCGTACGAGCTGCCGGACGCCGGCCGGGACGCGCGCGGCCAGCACGTGGCCAACCTGCTCGCCTTCCAGCCGGACGAGCAGATCGCCCAGATCCTCGCCATCCGCGACTACGAGGCGGCGCCCTACCTGGTGCTGGCCACCAAGTCGGGCCTGGTGAAGAAGACCCCGCTCAAGGACTACGACTCCCCGCGCTCCGGCGGCGTCATCGCCATCAACCTGCGGGCGATGGACGACGGCCGCGAGGACGAGCTGATCGGCGCCGAGCTGGTGTCGGCCGACGACGACCTGCTGCTGATCAGCAAGAAGGCGCAGTCCATCCGGTTCACCGCGACGGACGACTCGCTCCGCCCGATGGGCCGGGCCACCTCCGGCGTCAAGGGCATGAGCTTCCGCGAGGGTGACGAGCTGCTGTCGATGAACGTCGTCCGTCCGGGCACGTTCGTCTTCACCGCCACCGACGGCGGCTACGCCAAGCGCACGGCCGTGGACGAGTACCGCGTCCAGGGCCGCGGCGGCCTCGGAATCAAGGCCGCGAAGATCGTCGAGGACCGGGGTTCGCTGGTCGGTGCCCTGGTCGTCGAGGAGTCGGACGAGATCCTGGCGATCACCCTCAGCGGTGGTGTCATCCGGACCCGGGTCGACGAAGTGCGGGAAACCGGCCGTGACACCATGGGCGTCCAACTGATCAATTTGGGCAAGCGCGACGCCGTCGTGGGCATCGCGAGGAACGCCGAGGCCGGCCGAGAGGCCGAGGAGGTCGACGAGGACACGTCGGCCGAGGCCGGGGGCGGGGGGCCCGAGGTGGCCGGAGGCACGGAGCCTGCGGTCGAGGACACCGAGGAGTAG
- the dnaN gene encoding DNA polymerase III subunit beta — MKIRVERDVLAEAVAWAARSLPARPPVPVLAGLLLKAEDGSLSLSGFDYEVSARVSVEADVEEDGTVLVSGRLLADICRALPNRPVEISTDGVRATVVCGSSRFTLHTLPVEEYPALPQMPTATGTVPAEVFASAAAQVAIAAGRDDTLPVLTGVRIEIEGDTVTLASTDRYRFAVREFMWKPETPDVSAVALVPAKTLLDTAKSLSGGDSVSLALSGSGAGEGLIGFEGAGRRTTTRLLEGDLPKYRTLFPTEFNSVAVIETAPFVEAVKRVALVAERNTPVRLSFEQGVLILEAGSSDDAQAVERVDARLEGDDISIAFNPGFLLEGLSAIDSPVAQLSFTTSTKPALLSGKPAVDAEADEAYKYLIMPVRLSG; from the coding sequence GTGAAGATCCGGGTGGAGCGCGATGTACTCGCGGAGGCAGTGGCCTGGGCGGCCCGCAGCCTCCCGGCCCGTCCGCCGGTGCCGGTCCTCGCGGGGCTGCTGCTGAAGGCCGAGGACGGCTCGCTCAGCCTCTCCGGCTTCGACTACGAGGTCTCGGCCCGCGTCTCCGTCGAGGCGGACGTGGAAGAGGACGGCACCGTCCTCGTCTCCGGCCGGCTCCTCGCCGACATCTGCCGCGCACTTCCCAACAGGCCTGTGGAGATCTCCACCGACGGCGTCCGCGCCACCGTGGTCTGCGGCTCCTCGCGATTCACACTCCACACCCTGCCTGTGGAGGAGTACCCGGCGCTGCCCCAGATGCCCACCGCCACCGGCACGGTCCCGGCCGAGGTCTTCGCGTCCGCCGCCGCCCAGGTCGCCATCGCCGCCGGCCGTGACGACACCCTGCCGGTGCTCACCGGTGTGCGCATCGAGATCGAGGGCGACACCGTCACCCTGGCCTCCACCGACCGCTACCGCTTCGCCGTCCGCGAGTTCATGTGGAAGCCGGAGACCCCCGACGTCTCCGCCGTCGCCCTGGTCCCCGCCAAGACGCTGCTGGACACCGCCAAGTCCCTCAGCGGCGGCGACTCCGTCTCGCTGGCGCTCTCCGGCTCGGGCGCGGGCGAGGGCCTGATCGGCTTCGAGGGCGCCGGCCGCCGCACCACCACCCGGCTGCTGGAAGGCGACCTGCCGAAGTACCGCACGCTCTTCCCGACCGAGTTCAACTCGGTCGCCGTGATCGAGACGGCCCCCTTCGTCGAGGCCGTCAAGCGCGTGGCCCTGGTCGCCGAGCGCAACACCCCGGTCCGGCTGAGCTTCGAGCAGGGCGTGCTGATCCTGGAGGCCGGCTCCAGCGACGACGCACAGGCTGTGGAAAGGGTCGACGCCCGGCTGGAGGGCGACGACATCTCCATCGCCTTCAACCCCGGCTTCCTGCTGGAGGGCCTCTCCGCGATCGACTCCCCGGTCGCCCAGCTCTCCTTCACCACCTCGACCAAGCCGGCGCTGCTCAGCGGCAAGCCCGCGGTCGACGCGGAGGCGGACGAGGCGTACAAGTACCTGATCATGCCCGTGCGGCTGTCGGGCTGA